A stretch of Primulina tabacum isolate GXHZ01 chromosome 13, ASM2559414v2, whole genome shotgun sequence DNA encodes these proteins:
- the LOC142522962 gene encoding uncharacterized protein LOC142522962 isoform X2 produces the protein MSDDFIVAELCDDEEINRAIIWKKGRLNKEGSSEGDDLTKRVDKIDAYIQEKREGKLKIEGPKDGILTKALETEEHAGRVRGIGGHITPTIYFNVGRNWKGSDVVKDVSTEHKRELMEAKKKISEQDVRIKKLEAIMYKSGACDMSIDEKGSCSVKLNQMNESEMKHDDVELQIVSKFDVLHGKQVALTLEGSKNIVAYGTVVCVKGEDKLIHDVPFSHNCIRVSIDEAVDKSTPLPVPIPSECETIGGAVGTLVVWPEHLIVKSNEKAERKTIEQSMKKHHLSASVPRSLHMMYWL, from the exons GTTGCTGAATTATGTGATGATGAGGAGATCAATAGAGCTATTATTTGGAAGAAAGGACGACTCAACAAAGAAGGGAGCTCTGAAGGCGATGATTTGACAAAAAGAGTGGATAAGATT GATGCTTATATACAAGAAAAACGGGAGGGTAAGCTGAAAATTGAAGGGCCAAAAGATGGTATACTTACAAAAGCACTTGAGACTGAAGAACATGCTGGGCGTGTGAGAGGCATTGGAGGTCATATCACTCCAACGATCTACTTCAATGTTGGTAGAAACTGGAAGGGTTCTGATGTTGTGAAAGATGTAAGCACTGAGCACAAAAGGGAGTTGATGGAAGCAAAGAAGAAAATTTCAGAACAAGATGTCCGTATCAAAAAACTTGAAGCAATTATGTATAAAAGTGGTGCATGTGACATGTCGATCGATGAAAAAGGCAGTTGCTCTGTGAAGTTAAATCAAATGAATGAAAGCGAGATGAAACATGATGATGTGGAGCTGCAAATTGTTAGCAAGTTTGATGTTTTACAT ggtAAACAAGTTGCATTGACTTTGGAAGGTAGCAAAAATATTGTTGCATATGGTACAGTTGTCTGTGTAAAAGGAGAAGATAAATTGATCCATGATGTTCCGTTTTCCCATAATTGCATACGGGTCTCCATTGATGAAGCAGTGGACAAATCAACACCTTTGCCAGTTCCGATTCCTAGTGAATGTGAAACTATTGGTGGTGCTGTAGGAACACTTGTGGTTTGGCCAGAACACTTGATAGTGAAATCCAATGAG AAGGCCGAAAGGAAGACAATTGAACAGTCAATGAAGAAACATCATTTGTCAGCAAGTGTCCCAAGATCattacatatgatgtattggttatAG
- the LOC142522962 gene encoding uncharacterized protein LOC142522962 isoform X1 — protein sequence MSDDFIRLSDQQKERRKKNIYPHRLAHKGYARFAEEIVAELCDDEEINRAIIWKKGRLNKEGSSEGDDLTKRVDKIDAYIQEKREGKLKIEGPKDGILTKALETEEHAGRVRGIGGHITPTIYFNVGRNWKGSDVVKDVSTEHKRELMEAKKKISEQDVRIKKLEAIMYKSGACDMSIDEKGSCSVKLNQMNESEMKHDDVELQIVSKFDVLHGKQVALTLEGSKNIVAYGTVVCVKGEDKLIHDVPFSHNCIRVSIDEAVDKSTPLPVPIPSECETIGGAVGTLVVWPEHLIVKSNEKAERKTIEQSMKKHHLSASVPRSLHMMYWL from the exons AGACTAAGTGATCAACAAAAAGAGAGAAGAAAGAAGAATATATACCCTCATAGGCTTGCACATAAAGGATATGCACGCTTTGCCGAAGAAATA GTTGCTGAATTATGTGATGATGAGGAGATCAATAGAGCTATTATTTGGAAGAAAGGACGACTCAACAAAGAAGGGAGCTCTGAAGGCGATGATTTGACAAAAAGAGTGGATAAGATT GATGCTTATATACAAGAAAAACGGGAGGGTAAGCTGAAAATTGAAGGGCCAAAAGATGGTATACTTACAAAAGCACTTGAGACTGAAGAACATGCTGGGCGTGTGAGAGGCATTGGAGGTCATATCACTCCAACGATCTACTTCAATGTTGGTAGAAACTGGAAGGGTTCTGATGTTGTGAAAGATGTAAGCACTGAGCACAAAAGGGAGTTGATGGAAGCAAAGAAGAAAATTTCAGAACAAGATGTCCGTATCAAAAAACTTGAAGCAATTATGTATAAAAGTGGTGCATGTGACATGTCGATCGATGAAAAAGGCAGTTGCTCTGTGAAGTTAAATCAAATGAATGAAAGCGAGATGAAACATGATGATGTGGAGCTGCAAATTGTTAGCAAGTTTGATGTTTTACAT ggtAAACAAGTTGCATTGACTTTGGAAGGTAGCAAAAATATTGTTGCATATGGTACAGTTGTCTGTGTAAAAGGAGAAGATAAATTGATCCATGATGTTCCGTTTTCCCATAATTGCATACGGGTCTCCATTGATGAAGCAGTGGACAAATCAACACCTTTGCCAGTTCCGATTCCTAGTGAATGTGAAACTATTGGTGGTGCTGTAGGAACACTTGTGGTTTGGCCAGAACACTTGATAGTGAAATCCAATGAG AAGGCCGAAAGGAAGACAATTGAACAGTCAATGAAGAAACATCATTTGTCAGCAAGTGTCCCAAGATCattacatatgatgtattggttatAG